The genomic DNA TGGCCCCGGGCGCACTGACCGCCGCCCCCGACGGCGCCCGGCTGCTCGTGGCCGACACCGGCGACACCACGCTCACCGTCCTCACCACCGCCGACGCCCAGGTCGCCGGGCAGATCCCGCTGCCCGCCGCCCCGGCCGACGTCGTCCACCACCCGGCCCAGCCGCGCGCCTACGCCGGGTTGCGCTCGGGCGTCCTCGCCGAGGTCGACCCCGTAGCCCGGACCGTCACCCGCACCCTCGACCTCGGCTCACCGGTGATCGCGGTGCGCTGCGAGCCCGGCGGGGCCAGGCTGTGGGCCGCCACCGCGGACGGCGTGCTGCGCGCGGTCGCGCTGCCCGGCTTCACCGCCGCCCAGACGGTGGCCCTGGCCGGTCCGCCCCGGGGGCTCGCGGTCGGCGCGAGCCGCGCCTACGTCACCGTGCCCGGCGCGCTCCAGGTGGTCGACCTCGCGACCGTGACCGTCCAGGCCGCCTTCACCGACCTAGGCGCCGCGCCCACGTCCCTCACCCTCGATCCGGCCGACGCGGTGCTCTACGTACTCGACCCGGCGGGTGGGCAGGTCCACCTGCGGCAAGCCGACGGCACCCCGCAGACCCTGCCCGGCCTGCCCGGCTCGCTCGCCCTGCCGGGCGCGACGGCCCTCGCCGCCGATGCCACGCACGGCTACGTCGGGTGCGGCGCCGAGGTCGCCGACACCGTCGGCGTGCTCGACGCCGCCAACGGGAACCTGCTCGCCAACTGGCCACTCGGCACCGGGCTCGGCGAACGCCTGGTGTGGTCGCTGCGGGTCACCGGCGGGGCGCAGGCCCGGCTCACCGGGACCACCCGGCCGCGCACCGGCGTCCTCGGACTGCGGGCCGGCCCGGTCCGGGTCCGCGCCGTGCTCCAGCTCTCCGACGCCACCCCGCCGTACACCTTCCGGGTCGAGCCGTCCCCCGAGCTGCAGGCCGTGGAGCAGGGCGGCGGGCGGTTCGTGATCAGCAAGGACCAGTACGACCTCGCGATGAACGTGCTGAACCACCTGTGCCCGATCGGGGTGGAGGTCGACACCGGCCTGCTCCGGTCCCATGTGCCGGAGCTGCGGGCCGCCCTGCTCGACCCCTTCCCGCCCTACACGTACCCCGACTTCCGCGCCCGCGGCCCCCGCCCGCCCGGCTGGACGTACGGGCTCGACCAGTGACCGCCGACCGCGTCCCGAGGAGGAGACCACGATGAGCGTGAGCTACACGCCCGGCTTCAAACACACCGACTGGGTCGACAACGTCGACCGCGTCCGGGCCGCCGGGGACAACGGCTTCAACATCCGCTTCCACGCGCTGGAAGCCGAGTTCGCCCGCCTCGCCGAGGTGATCGCCCAGGTCGCCGCGGCCCTGCAGCAGCCCGCGCCCAAGCCGGTGAAGATCACCCTGACCCCCACCCTCACCACCCTCGGCGACCCGTGGACGCACGTCTACGGCGGCGCGGCCAAGCCGAACGGCGCCATCGCGGCCAGCGGCATGATGGCGCTCCAACTGCCCCAGGGGAACACCCTCAAGGAGCTGCGGGTCTGCGGCCGCAAGGACGCCGGGAACCTCACGGTCGGCATCCGCAGGCAGAGCCTCGCCGCCGGCTCCACCACCGAACTGCTCGTCGGACTGACCCTCGGCACCGGGAACTTCGACACCACCACCACGGCACCGGCCACGCCGCCCTCCCGGGTGGACAACGAGCAGTTCCGCTACTACCTCACCGCGGACCTCGACACCTCGACCCCCGCCGCCGTCGTGTAACTGACCTGCTTCCAGCTCACCTGTCTCACCGCCTGACGGACCGCCACCACAGCGAGGAGCCTCACCATGGCCATCGACCCGGACCTGTACATCAAGTGGAACTCCACCGACGACGGCACCCGTCCGGTCCCGGACGGCGGGGCGTTCTGGGCCTCGCCGTCGATCTGGATCACCAACGCCGCAGGCGATCGCGTCACCACCGCCGACGGCCAGCCCCTCGCCTTCGCCGGCGCGGTGAACCTGGTGCACGTCACGGTGGACGGCACCGCGGAATCCCCGACCTACAGCGGCGCCAAGGTCCAGGTCTGGGTCTGCGACTGCTCGACCACACCGGTGGGACCGGACTCGTCCCGGCACAGCGCCGGCGACCAGCAGGGGCGGACCGGCACCATCTCCAGCGCCGTGTCGAAGAACGCCTCCGGCACCACGTACGTGTCCTGGAGGCCGGACGTGGACACGGACCTGATCAACGGCGCCAATCCCGGCGAGGGCCACCTCTGTGTCGGGGCCAACGTCTACTACGAGGGCCTGCCGGGTCCCCTCGGGGCGCAGTTGACCGCCGGAACGCTCGACGTCAAGCGCAACAGGCACCACGCCCAGTGCAACGTCACCGTCAAGAAGGTGTCCAACCTCCAGGCGCCGATGGTGCTGCGGCTGGCCGCCCTCGGCGCGGAGGAAGAGCAGTTCCAGGTACGGGGCTGGGAACTCGACCGCGAGGGCGGAATCGGCTCGCTGGAGCAAGAACTCCTGCTGGCGCACTGCTTCGTCGACCTCGTCGGCGGCAAACCGAAGCCGCGCAAGGTACCGGGCCCGTGCCAGACGGAGCCGTTCGAGCGGACCTGGCTGGCGGGCGGCGGGCGGCTGACGCTCACCGGCATGCCGGAGCCGACCGAGATCCGGGCGGCGGGGCACGACGCCCGGTTCACCCTCCTCACCGAGGAGTCCTGCCGGGGCGGCGGGGGCAAGGGAGACGGCGGCGTGCACCTGCACGACGGCGGTGACGACCACGGCGGCTGGGGCGGCGGCGACGGCGACGGCGGGGACTGCGACGGGGGCGCCCGGGCCCGGCTGACGGTCCGGCCCGGTGAGCGGACCCCGGTGCTCGTCAACATCGAGTGCGACGGCGACCCGGGCGAGGTGCACACCATCGACGTCGTGCAGCAGACCCCCGACGGCGTCGTGCTCGGCGGCGCCCGCCTGGTCGCACTGCATGTCCCCGACTGGTTCGGCTGCTGATCCACCGTCGGACGACCGGGGCCGGACCCTGCTCACCCAGGGTCCGGCCCCGACTGCGGAGAGCGCCGGACATGAGGTGAACTCCGCTATATTGTGGGGGAGTTGCCGGGAGAGAGAACGGGCCCCCGATGGTGTACGACACGTCGCTGCCGACACCCGCACTGCGGCTGCTGGGAACCTTCCGGCTGGAGGGCGCCGACGGCTCAGCCGTCACCGTCCAGACCCCGGGCCGAAGACTGCTGGCCTTTCTCGCCCTGAATGGCCCGACCGCCCGCGACGTCCTCGCCGGGACGCTCTGGCCCGAGGTCTCCGAGGAACACGCCTGCGGCAGCCTGCGCACCACGCTGTGGCGGCTGCACCGGGCAAGCCGCCCCCTCCTCGACTGCCGCCGCCAACTGCTCGCCCTCCATGACGAACTCAACGTCGACACACACGTCTTCGCCCGCACCGCCCGACGGGTGGTGGACACCGACGGACCACCAGGCGACCACCCCGACGTGGGCCTGCTGTTCGCCGGCGAGTTACTCCCGGGCTGGGACGAGGAGTGGGTGGTCTTCGAGCGCGAGCGGCTGCGCCAACTGCGCCTGCACGCCCTCGAATCACTCAGCCGCCGGCTCGCCCGGCACGGCCAGTACGCGCTCGCCCTGGACGCCGCGCTCACCGGGGTCGGCATCGAACCGCTGCGGGAGAGCGCCCACCGTGCGGTGGTCGCCGTCCACCTCGCGGAGAACAACCTGGTGGAGGCGGTCCGCCACTACCACGCCTACCGCCGCCTGGCCCGGATCGAGCTCGGCCTGGAGCCCTCGCCCATATTCACCACCATGCTGCCGCCGGGCAGGCTGCCACTCGAAGCCGCGGGCCAAGGGTTGCCGACCTGAGGATTCTCGCCCCCGCCGCCCCTACCCGTCCGAGTCGATGCCGGCCGGGGCTTGATCTTTCAGCCCGTCCGGCGTTTGAGGACGAGGCCGTTCAGGCCGAAGCGGGGGTCTGGGGGCGGCAGTCCCCAGGGACGGGACGGGTAGGGGCGGCGGGGGCGAAGAAGAACCCCGTCCTCAGCCCAGCTTCGACTCCAGCTCCGCCACGATCTCGTTCACCCCGACCGCCCGCTGCTCCCCGGACTCCATGTCCTTGAGCTGCACGACCCCCTCGGCGAGGTCCCGTTCGCCGGCGACGATCGTGTAGCGGGCGCCACTGCGGTTGGCGTTCTTCATCGCACCCTTGAGCCCCTTGGAGCCGTAGGAGAAGTCGGCCGCGATGCCCAGCTTGCGGAGTTCGGTGACCTTGGCGAAGAGGACGCGGCGGGCCTCCTCGCCGAGCGGGACGGCGAACACGCTGGTGGACGCGGGGAGTTCGAGTTCGACGCCCTCTGCCTCCAACGCCAACACCGTACGGTCGACGCCCAACGCCCAGCCCACCGAGGGCAGCGCGGGGCCGCCGATCATCTCGGAGAGGCCGTCGTAGCGACCGCCGCCGCCCACCGCGGACTGGGAGCCCAGACCGTCGTGGACGAACTCGAAGGTCGTACGGGTGTAGTAGTCCAGGCCGCGCACCAGCTTCGGGTCGTCCTCGAAACCGACGCCCGCCGCCGTGATGAGCTCGCGGACCTCCTCGTGGTACGCCTTGCAGGCGTCGCACAGGTAGTCGCGCAGCAGCGGCGCGTCCGTCAACTGCTTCTGGACGTCCGGGCGTTTGTCGTCGAGGACCCGGAGCGGGTTGATGTCCGCGCGGCGCAGCGTCTCCTCGTCGAGGTCCAGGCCGCGCAGGAAGTCCTGCAGCGCGGCCCGGTACACCGGACGGCACTCCTTGTCGCCCAGGCTGTTGAGAAGGATGCGGAAGTCGCGCAGGCCCAGCGACCGGTACGCCTGGTCCGCCAGGATGATCAACTCGGCGTCCAGCGCCGGGTCTTCGGCACCGATGGCCTCGGCGCCGACCTGGGAGAAGTGGCGGTAACGGCCCTTCTGGGGGCGCTCGTAGCGGTAGTAGGAGCCCGAGTACCAGAGCTTGACCGGGAGGTTGCCCAGCTTGTGCAGGTTGGCCTCAAGTGCCGCGCGCAGTACGGAAGCCGTGCCTTCGGGGCGCAGGGCGAGCTGGTCGCCGCCCTTGGTCTCGAAGGCGTACATCTCCTTGGTCACGATGTCGGTGGACTCGCCGACCCCGCGCGCGAACAGCTCGACGTTCTCGAAGCCGGGCGTCTCGATGTAGCCGTAGCCCGAGTTGCGCAGCGGAGCGGCGATGGCCTCGCGGACGGCGAGGTACTTGGCCGACTCCGGCGGAATCAGGTCGTACGTGCCCTTGGGGGCCTGAAAGGTGCTCACGAAAGTTCTCGTCACATTCCTCGTCGGGGAGCCTTCACGTGGGCTCCCTGGCCGGAGGCCACCTCCCGCAGATACGGGTTCGTGGCGCGCTCCTGGCCGATGGTCGTCTGGGGGCCGTGGCCGGACAGCACCACGGTCGAGTCGTCGAGCGGCAGGCACACGCGGGCCAGCGAGTCGAGGATCTCGGCGTGGGAGCCGCCGGGCAGGTCGGTGCGTCCGATGGAGCCGGCGAAGAGCAGATCCCCGGAGAAGAACACGGAGGGGATCTCCGTGTTCTCGGGCATCTGGAAGGTCACCGACCCCTTGGTATGGCCGGGCGCATGCGCGACCGAGAACTCCAGGCCCGCCAGCTCCAGCCGCGCGCCGTCGGTCAGCTCCTTGACGTCGTCCGGCTCCCCCACGGTCAGCTCGCCCATCAGCGGCATCCCGATCGAGCGGCCGAGCGCCTTCTCGGGGTCGCTCATCATGTAGCGGTCCTCGGGGTGGATCCAGGCCGGCACGTCGTGCGCGCCGCACACCGGGACGACCGAGGCCACATGGTCGATGTGGCCATGGGTGAGGACGACCGCGACGGGCTTGAGCCGATGCTTCCTGAGCGCTTCCTCGACTCCCTCGGTGGCCTGATGGCCCGGGTCGATGATCACGCACTCCTCACCGGCGGCGGGGGCGACGAGATAACAGTTCGTCCCCCAGGCCCCGGCGGGGAACCCGGCAATGAGCACGATCGTCCTTCGTTGTGTCGATACGGGTGGGGATAAGGATCCCTGCGTCAGTGGTCAGAGCCTACCGGCGCTGCCGAATCCTCAGCGAACCCATATACGGTACGGGGCACACGCAGGCGGTCGGCTCACAAGACGCACGCGTCCCAGTCGACGTACGAGACGCATGAGGAGAGAATCCGGTGGTCACCCAGGAACAGCGGAAGCGGCAGCTCGCGCGGGAGAAGTTCTTGCGGCAGCAGCAGCGGCGCACGGCCGCTCGACGCAAGGCGCGTGCGCGCAACTCGGTGATCGCGTCGGTGCTCGGCGTGATCGTGATCGGCAGTGTGGCGCTCTACACGACCGGCGTCCTGAAGGACGACGACAAGTCCAACGCGAGCGCGGACGTGACGCCCAGCGCCTCGGCCACGAGCAAGGCGCCGGACCCGTGCGCGAAGCCGGCCGCGGGCAAGATCAAGACGCTGAGCTGGAAGAAGGAGCCGACGATGACGATCGACACGTCGGCCAAGTACACGATGAAGCTGGCGACGACGTGCGGCGACATCGACATCGCGCTGAAGACGAAGGCGGCACCGCACACGGTGAACTCGTTCGACTTCCTCGCCGCCAAGGGCTACTTCGACCACACGAAGTGCCACCGGCTCACCACCAGCGGCATCTACGTGCTGCAGTGCGGTGACCCGACGGGCGCGGGCAGCGGCGGTCCCGGCTACACGATCCCGGACGAGAACCTGAAGGACACCAGCCTCAAGGGCGGGATCTACCCGGCGGGCACGATCGCGATGGCCAACACCGGTCAGGCGCACACCGGCGGCAGCCAGTTCTTCCTCGTCTACAAGGACAGCACGCTTCCGGCCAGCTACACCCCGTTCGGTACCATCTCGGCCTCCGGGATGAAGGTCCTGAACAAGATCGCGGCCGCTGGTGAGAGCACGGGCGCGGGCGACGGAGCACCGAACGCAACGGTCGTGATCAACAAGGCGACCGTCACGAAATCCTGACCGTCAACAGCGAAATTTCGGTCGCGCGGGATGCGGACAGGCAACCCGCCGGTCGCCTATGTTGGCCGTGACGAAACTGTGGACGATGCCCGGGGGCACAGAGGCCCTGTGCAGGCATCATGTGGAGGAGGCGCTGTGAGCAGCGACCCGTGGGGCCGCGTCGACGAGACGGGCACCGTGTACGTGCGTACGGCCGACGGCGAGCAGGTCGTCGGTTCCTGGCAGGCCGGCTCCCCCGAGGAGGCGCTGGCCTACTTCGAGCGCAAGTACGAAGGCCTGGTTGTCGAGATCGGCCTCCTCGAGAAGCGCGTGAAGACCACCGACCTGTCGGCGAAGGACGCGCAGGCCGCCGTAGACCATCTCCGTGAGCAGGTCGACGCCCACCACGCGGTGGGCGACCTGGCGGCGCTGGGGGTCCGGCTGGACAAGCTGGTGGAGACCGTCGAGGCGCGCCGCGAGGAGCGCAAGCAGCAGCGCGCCAAGCAGTCCGACGAGGCCCGGCACTCCAAGGAGGCGCTGGTCGTCGAGGCGGAGGAGCTGGCGCAGTCCGACCAGTGGCGGGCCGCCGGTGAGCGGCTGCGCGCGCTGGTGGACACCTGGAAGGGTCTGCCGCGCCTGGACCGCAAGTCGGACGACGAGCTGTGGCACCGCTTCTCGCACGCCCGGTCGGCCTTCTCCAAGCGCCGCAAGGCGCACTTCGCGTCGCTGGACGCGCAGCGCGAGGAGGCCCGCAAGACCAAGGAGAAGCTGGTCGCCGAGGCCGAGGGTCTGTCGGCCTCGACGGACTGGGGCCCCACGGCCGCGCGCTACCGCGAGCTGATGAACGACTGGAAGGCGGCGGGCCGCGCCCAGCGCGAGCACGAGGACGATCTGTGGAACCGCTTCCGCGGCGCCCAGGACGTCTTCTTCGCCGCCCGCAGCTCGGTCTTCGCCGAGCGGGACGCCGAGCAGACGGAGAACCTGAAGCTCAAGGAGGAGCTGGCCGAGGAGGCCGAGAAGCTCCTGCCGGTCACCGACCTGAAGGCGGCCCGTGCGGCCTTCCGCTCGATCAACGAGCGCTGGGAGGCCATCGGCCATGTGCCGCGTGACGCCCGCCCGAAGGTCGAGGGCCGGATGCACACGATCGAGCGGGCCCTGCAGGAGTCCGAGGAGACCGAGTGGCGCCGGACGAACCCGGAGGCACGCGCGCGTGCCGAGGGTCTGACCGGCCAGCTCCAGGCCGCCGTGGACAAGCTCAGGGGCCAGATCGAGCAGGCTCGGACCCAGGGCAACAACTCCCGCGCCGACAAGCTGGAGCGCGAGCTGGAGGGCCGCCAGGCTCTGCTGGACCAGGCCCTGAAGGGCCTCCAGGAGTTCGGCGGCTGACCCACCCGCACGCATGAAGAGGGGCTCACGTACATCACGTACGGGAGCCCCTCTTCGTATGCGTCGTACGCTCTACGACTTGTTGCGCGCCGACGTCACGCGGTAGACGTCGTAGACCCCCTCCACGCCCCTGACCGCCTTCAGGACGTGGCCCAGGTGCTTGGGGTCGCCCATCTCGAAGGTGAAGCGGGAGGTGGCGACGCGGTCGCGGGAGGTCTGGACGGCCGCGGAGAGGATGTTGACGTGCTGGTCGGACAGGACGCGGGTGACGTCCGAGAGAAGCCGGGAGCGGTCCAAGGCCTCCACCTGTATGGCGACCAGGAAGACCGAGGACTGGGTGGGCGCCCACTCGACTTCCAGGATGCGCTCGGGTTCGCGGGACAGTGACTCCACGTTGACGCAGTCGCTGCGGTGAACCGATACGCCGCTACCCCGTGTGACGAAACCGATGATGGGGTCGCCGGGGACGGGCGTACAACAGCGGGCCAGTTTGACCCACACGTCGTCGACGCCCTTGACGACGACACCGGGGTCGGCGTTCGACCGGCGCTTGCGGCCCCGGCCGGTCGTCGGCGGCACGCTCTCGTCGATCTCCTCGGTGGCCGCCTCCTCGCCGCCGAGGGCCTGCACCAGCTTCTGTACGACGTTCTGCGCGGCGACATGGCCCTCGCCGATCGCCGCGTACAGCGAGGAGATGTCCGGGTAGCGCATCTCGTGCGCGAGCGTGACCAGGGAGTCGCCGGTGAGGATGCGCTGGATCGGCAGGTTCTGTTTGCGCATCGCGCGGGCGATGGCGTCCTTGCCCTGCTCGATCGCCTCGTCGCGGCGCTCCTTGGAGAACCAGGCTCTGATCTTGTTGCGGGCGCGCGGCGACTTGACGAAGCCGAGCCAGTCGCGGGAGGGGCCGGCGCCGGGTGCCTTGGAGGTGAAGACCTCCACCAAGTCGCCGTTGTCCAGGGTGGATTCGAGCGGTACGAGCCGCCCGTTGACCCGTGCTCCTATGGTCCGGTGGCCGACCTCGGTGTGCACCGCGTACGAGAAGTCCACCGGGGTCGCGCCCGCCGGAAGCGCTATCACGTCGCCCTTGGGCGTGAAGACGAAGACCTCGTTGCGGGACAGGTCGAAGCGCAGGGACTCCAGGAACTCGCCCGGGTCCTCGGTCTCCTTCTGCCAGTCGAGCAACTGGCGCAGCCACGCCATGTCGTTGAGGTGGTCGTCCTTGCCAGTGGTCCTGGGCGTCTCCGAGCGCACCTTGGAGGTGCCGGCGACGGCCTCCTGCTTGTACTTCCAGTGCGCGGCGATGCCGTACTCGGCGCGGCGGTGCATGTCGAAGGTACGGATCTGGAGTTCAACCGGCTTGCCGTTGGGGCCGATCACCGTGGTGTGCAGCGACTGGTACATGTTGAACTTGGGCATCGCGATGTAGTCCTTGAACCGGCCGGGGACCGGGTTCCATCGCGCGTGCACGGTGCCGAGGGCCGCGTAGCAGTCGCGGACGGTGTCCACGAGGACGCGGATGCCCACCAGGTCGTAGATCTCCGCGAAGTCGCGGCCGCGGACGATCATCTTCTGGTAGACGCTGTAGTAGTGCTTCGGGCGGCCGGTGACGGTCGCCTTGATGCGGGCGGCACGCAGGTCGGTCTGGACCTCGTCGGTCACTATGGCCAGGTATTCGTCACGCTTCGGTGCCCGCTCGGCCACCAGCCGTACGATCTCGTCGTACATCTTGGGGTAGAGGATCGCGAAGGCGAGGTCCTCCAGTTCCCACTTGATGGTGTTCATGCCCAGGCGATGGGCGAGCGGCGCGTAGATCTCCAGCGTCTCGCGCGCCTTCTTCTCCTGCTTCTCGCGCTTGAGGTAGCGCATGGTGCGCATGTTGTGCAGGCGGTCGGCGAGCTTGATGACCAGGACGCGCGGGTCCTTGGCCATCGCGACGACCATCTTGCGGACGGTCTCGGCCTGCGCGGCCTCGCCGAACTTGACCTTGTCCAGCTTGGTGACGCCGTCGACGAGGAGGGCGACGGAGTCGCCGAAGTCGCGGCGGAGCTGGTCGAGGCCGTACTCGGTGTCCTCGACGGTGTCGTGCAGCAGACCGGCCATGAGGGTCGCCGGGTCCATGCCCAGTTCGGCGAGGATCGTCGTCACGGCGAGCGGGTGCGTGATGTACGGGTCGCCGCTCTTGCGCTTCTGGCCGCGGTGCCAGCGCTCGGCGACCTGGTAGGCGCTCTCGACCTGGCGGAGGGTGGCCGTCTCGATCTTCGGGTCGTTGCTGCGCACTATCCGCAGCAGGGGCTCCAGGACCGGGTTGTACGGGTTCGAGCGCTGCACGCCGAGGCGGGCCAGGCGAGCGCGGACGCGGTTGGAGGAGCCGCCGCCGGTGCGGGCGGGCTGGCCGGCCGTGGGCCGGGGCGCGGGGGCGGCCGCCGGGCGCTCGGGCTGGTCCGGCTTGGGGCGCGCGGGCTCGGCCGCCTTGTCGGCGGGTGCCGTCTGGGCGTGCTCCGCCGTCCCGCTCGGTTCGCTCTGCGCGGTCGTCGCACTGGGCGCGGGCTCCGCCGCGGGGCCCGGGGTGGGCTCGGGCTTGGCGGCGGTCAGGGGCTGGGCCTCGTCTGCCAAGAGGACTCCTCGTGCGCGATCCGGGTCCCCCGGTCAGGCTCCGGAGTGCCCATGGTAGCGATCCTGGGCTCCGGGATCGCCTTCAGGCCGATGTGAGGGCCGTCTACCGGTGAAACACGAGAGGCGGGCACCGGATTCCTCCGGGCCCGCCCCCTGCGTCAGTGCGGCCGTCAGGCGACGGTGTCGTCCTGGTCGCAGTTCCTCGGCGCGTAGCCGGCCTTCGTGTTGCACGCCTTGAGCGTCACCTTGGTGTTCTCGGTGAGGTTGCCGGTCTCCCAGCCGCTGCAGAATCCCGCGGCATGGCCGGCCGTCGTGGACGTGCGGTCCCAGGTCCCGTTCCTGCCGACGTCCAGGTAGGCGGTGACGCCCCACCCGTCCGCGTCGTCGTCGCAGGCACGGATGGCGTCGCCCGGGGTGGGATCGGTGCCGCCCACCGGGTCCTGGTTGAAGTTGCCCCAGTCATTGAAATTGTTGATGTGCACCGCGATGAGCATGCCGGTACCGGCTTGCGCCGGGCTTGAGGCCGCTCCGAGGAAGGAAGCCGCGGCAATCGAGGTGACAACCGCGATCGATCTCATGCGCAACAAAGAAAATCCCCCTGTTTCATGTTCCATGAACCCTTTTCCGAGCGGCGGAAACACCAAACAGGCGCACGAAAACCGTGCGGCAAGTCGATAAATCCCCCGCGCCCGAACCACTGGTCAGGTGGTTCGGTAAATTTTCCTTATTCAAACTTAACCGGCGGTACATGTCAACGGAGATCCCGAAGCGCTGCCTTCCTGCTCACGGGCGGAGGCACAAACAGAAACGGTGCGTTCGACGTGCGTCGCATCGACGCACCTCGAACGCACCGTGACGTTCCTCGGAAGTCGGATCAGACCACGATCAGCGCTTCCAGCGGGGCACCCAACAGCGCGGACTCCAGCTTGGCGCGCCCCGGCAGGAATCCCAACTCCATCAGGACCGCGACGCCCACGACCTTCGCGCCCGCGCGGCGGACGAGCTGGATCGACGCCTCCGCGGTACCGCCGGTGGCAAGCACGTCGTCGACGATCAGGATCCGGTCCTCAGCGCCGATGTCCTCCGCGTGCACCTCGATCTCGGCCGAGCCGTACTCCAGGTCGTACGCCTGGCTGAGGGTCGCTCCGGGGAGCTTGCCAGCCTTGCGCACGGGGATGAAGCCGACGCCCGCGCGGACGGCCGCCGGGGCGCCGAGGATGAACCCACGGGCCTCCAGGCCCACGACCTTCGTCGCGCCGGTGCTCACGACGATCTCGGCGAGCGCGTCCGTGAGCGCCGTGAACGCGGCCGGGTCCGCCAGGAGCGGGGTGATGTCCTTGAACATCACCCCCGGCTCCGGGTAGTCCGCCAC from Streptomyces sp. NBC_01478 includes the following:
- a CDS encoding AfsR/SARP family transcriptional regulator, with amino-acid sequence MVYDTSLPTPALRLLGTFRLEGADGSAVTVQTPGRRLLAFLALNGPTARDVLAGTLWPEVSEEHACGSLRTTLWRLHRASRPLLDCRRQLLALHDELNVDTHVFARTARRVVDTDGPPGDHPDVGLLFAGELLPGWDEEWVVFERERLRQLRLHALESLSRRLARHGQYALALDAALTGVGIEPLRESAHRAVVAVHLAENNLVEAVRHYHAYRRLARIELGLEPSPIFTTMLPPGRLPLEAAGQGLPT
- the hisS gene encoding histidine--tRNA ligase; translated protein: MSTFQAPKGTYDLIPPESAKYLAVREAIAAPLRNSGYGYIETPGFENVELFARGVGESTDIVTKEMYAFETKGGDQLALRPEGTASVLRAALEANLHKLGNLPVKLWYSGSYYRYERPQKGRYRHFSQVGAEAIGAEDPALDAELIILADQAYRSLGLRDFRILLNSLGDKECRPVYRAALQDFLRGLDLDEETLRRADINPLRVLDDKRPDVQKQLTDAPLLRDYLCDACKAYHEEVRELITAAGVGFEDDPKLVRGLDYYTRTTFEFVHDGLGSQSAVGGGGRYDGLSEMIGGPALPSVGWALGVDRTVLALEAEGVELELPASTSVFAVPLGEEARRVLFAKVTELRKLGIAADFSYGSKGLKGAMKNANRSGARYTIVAGERDLAEGVVQLKDMESGEQRAVGVNEIVAELESKLG
- a CDS encoding MBL fold metallo-hydrolase, with the translated sequence MLIAGFPAGAWGTNCYLVAPAAGEECVIIDPGHQATEGVEEALRKHRLKPVAVVLTHGHIDHVASVVPVCGAHDVPAWIHPEDRYMMSDPEKALGRSIGMPLMGELTVGEPDDVKELTDGARLELAGLEFSVAHAPGHTKGSVTFQMPENTEIPSVFFSGDLLFAGSIGRTDLPGGSHAEILDSLARVCLPLDDSTVVLSGHGPQTTIGQERATNPYLREVASGQGAHVKAPRRGM
- a CDS encoding peptidylprolyl isomerase → MVTQEQRKRQLAREKFLRQQQRRTAARRKARARNSVIASVLGVIVIGSVALYTTGVLKDDDKSNASADVTPSASATSKAPDPCAKPAAGKIKTLSWKKEPTMTIDTSAKYTMKLATTCGDIDIALKTKAAPHTVNSFDFLAAKGYFDHTKCHRLTTSGIYVLQCGDPTGAGSGGPGYTIPDENLKDTSLKGGIYPAGTIAMANTGQAHTGGSQFFLVYKDSTLPASYTPFGTISASGMKVLNKIAAAGESTGAGDGAPNATVVINKATVTKS
- a CDS encoding DUF349 domain-containing protein — protein: MSSDPWGRVDETGTVYVRTADGEQVVGSWQAGSPEEALAYFERKYEGLVVEIGLLEKRVKTTDLSAKDAQAAVDHLREQVDAHHAVGDLAALGVRLDKLVETVEARREERKQQRAKQSDEARHSKEALVVEAEELAQSDQWRAAGERLRALVDTWKGLPRLDRKSDDELWHRFSHARSAFSKRRKAHFASLDAQREEARKTKEKLVAEAEGLSASTDWGPTAARYRELMNDWKAAGRAQREHEDDLWNRFRGAQDVFFAARSSVFAERDAEQTENLKLKEELAEEAEKLLPVTDLKAARAAFRSINERWEAIGHVPRDARPKVEGRMHTIERALQESEETEWRRTNPEARARAEGLTGQLQAAVDKLRGQIEQARTQGNNSRADKLERELEGRQALLDQALKGLQEFGG
- a CDS encoding RelA/SpoT family protein, which codes for MADEAQPLTAAKPEPTPGPAAEPAPSATTAQSEPSGTAEHAQTAPADKAAEPARPKPDQPERPAAAPAPRPTAGQPARTGGGSSNRVRARLARLGVQRSNPYNPVLEPLLRIVRSNDPKIETATLRQVESAYQVAERWHRGQKRKSGDPYITHPLAVTTILAELGMDPATLMAGLLHDTVEDTEYGLDQLRRDFGDSVALLVDGVTKLDKVKFGEAAQAETVRKMVVAMAKDPRVLVIKLADRLHNMRTMRYLKREKQEKKARETLEIYAPLAHRLGMNTIKWELEDLAFAILYPKMYDEIVRLVAERAPKRDEYLAIVTDEVQTDLRAARIKATVTGRPKHYYSVYQKMIVRGRDFAEIYDLVGIRVLVDTVRDCYAALGTVHARWNPVPGRFKDYIAMPKFNMYQSLHTTVIGPNGKPVELQIRTFDMHRRAEYGIAAHWKYKQEAVAGTSKVRSETPRTTGKDDHLNDMAWLRQLLDWQKETEDPGEFLESLRFDLSRNEVFVFTPKGDVIALPAGATPVDFSYAVHTEVGHRTIGARVNGRLVPLESTLDNGDLVEVFTSKAPGAGPSRDWLGFVKSPRARNKIRAWFSKERRDEAIEQGKDAIARAMRKQNLPIQRILTGDSLVTLAHEMRYPDISSLYAAIGEGHVAAQNVVQKLVQALGGEEAATEEIDESVPPTTGRGRKRRSNADPGVVVKGVDDVWVKLARCCTPVPGDPIIGFVTRGSGVSVHRSDCVNVESLSREPERILEVEWAPTQSSVFLVAIQVEALDRSRLLSDVTRVLSDQHVNILSAAVQTSRDRVATSRFTFEMGDPKHLGHVLKAVRGVEGVYDVYRVTSARNKS
- a CDS encoding adenine phosphoribosyltransferase; the encoded protein is MTDIKELLLSRIRDVADYPEPGVMFKDITPLLADPAAFTALTDALAEIVVSTGATKVVGLEARGFILGAPAAVRAGVGFIPVRKAGKLPGATLSQAYDLEYGSAEIEVHAEDIGAEDRILIVDDVLATGGTAEASIQLVRRAGAKVVGVAVLMELGFLPGRAKLESALLGAPLEALIVV